In Vagococcus hydrophili, one DNA window encodes the following:
- a CDS encoding N(4)-(beta-N-acetylglucosaminyl)-L-asparaginase has product MNYGTIATWRMAHDGVIKANELLQNSGSSDDALEITVKSVEDYPFYKSVGFGGLPNAKGILEMDAAFMNGDTFQLGAVAGITDIKNPISVARKLSHEKFNSFLVGQGATDYAIEEGFEEKEMLTERARKIWSNRLDDIKKHNLSAYDGHDTVGVVTLDKQGSMTAGTSSSGLFMKRPGRVGDSPLSGSGFYVDSEIGGASATGLGEDLMKGCLAYEIVRKMKEGLSPQEACDQTLYSFHDLLTKRYGKAGAFSLIAMNNRGQWGVATNVEFTFSVGNQEKEPAIFIANMGNNHSTIIEPISQEWLDAYEKRIKAPIK; this is encoded by the coding sequence ATGAATTACGGTACAATCGCAACTTGGCGAATGGCTCATGATGGTGTTATTAAAGCCAATGAATTACTACAAAACAGCGGATCTTCTGATGACGCACTTGAAATCACGGTTAAATCTGTTGAAGACTATCCTTTCTATAAATCAGTTGGCTTTGGTGGTTTGCCAAACGCTAAAGGCATTTTAGAAATGGACGCTGCTTTTATGAATGGAGATACCTTTCAATTGGGAGCAGTGGCAGGAATCACGGATATCAAGAATCCCATCTCTGTGGCAAGAAAACTAAGTCACGAAAAATTTAATAGTTTTCTAGTAGGACAAGGAGCAACCGATTATGCGATTGAAGAAGGTTTTGAAGAAAAAGAAATGTTAACAGAACGAGCAAGAAAAATTTGGTCAAATCGTTTGGATGACATCAAAAAACATAATTTAAGCGCTTATGATGGTCACGATACTGTGGGCGTGGTCACTTTAGATAAACAAGGAAGCATGACAGCCGGCACATCAAGTTCTGGTCTATTCATGAAACGACCGGGACGTGTGGGAGATTCCCCTTTATCAGGTTCTGGTTTTTATGTGGATAGTGAAATTGGCGGAGCTTCTGCCACTGGTTTAGGCGAGGATTTAATGAAAGGTTGCCTAGCCTATGAAATTGTTAGAAAAATGAAAGAAGGACTTTCACCTCAAGAAGCGTGTGATCAAACCCTCTATTCTTTTCACGATTTGCTAACAAAGAGATATGGAAAAGCTGGAGCATTTTCTCTAATCGCCATGAACAATCGTGGTCAGTGGGGTGTTGCAACTAATGTCGAATTTACTTTTTCAGTTGGAAATCAAGAAAAAGAACCAGCTATTTTTATTGCTAATATGGGAAATAACCATTCAACGATTATTGAACCGATTAGCCAAGAATGGTTAGATGCTTATGAAAAAAGAATTAAAGCACCGATAAAATAA
- a CDS encoding PTS sugar transporter subunit IIB: protein MSTKKIYLFCDAGMSTSIMVNKMMEVVKSHNMPLEISAHPVGRTKEMVEKEKPIAIVLGPQVRFILDKTKAEYEPLGIPVCSIDPEAYGMMNGEKALKDVLKVIKTFKKD, encoded by the coding sequence ATGAGTACTAAGAAAATTTATTTATTTTGTGACGCGGGAATGTCAACAAGTATTATGGTGAATAAAATGATGGAGGTTGTTAAATCTCATAATATGCCTCTAGAAATATCCGCACATCCTGTGGGTAGAACAAAAGAAATGGTTGAAAAAGAAAAACCCATCGCCATTGTTTTAGGTCCTCAAGTAAGATTTATTTTAGATAAAACAAAAGCAGAATACGAACCTCTTGGTATTCCTGTTTGTTCCATTGATCCCGAAGCATATGGCATGATGAACGGGGAAAAAGCATTAAAAGATGTCTTAAAAGTCATCAAAACATTTAAGAAAGATTAA
- the celB gene encoding PTS cellobiose transporter subunit IIC, with product MKKFLDWLERILTPMARVIGENKYLIAIRDGFLLSTPLLIVGSIFLLIANFPLPQWDGWMSAILGSEWAQHMSVPASASFDVMTILAVAGIGYSLARQFDEDAMQAAVVSLVAFFIVTPYTTFFTPEGSETVYEVSSLPLKWMGSSGLFLGMITALIATRLFVFVLKKGWKIKMPEGVPPTVVKSFEALIPSFVVVSIFFIISWLSALTPYGNLQEVIFNLLQAPLLSLGNTLGAMVVAYLFLHFFWFFGINGGSVVGAVFNPVLRALSMENLDAYKEGLPIPNIITGQFQDMFATFGGAGSTLSLIVVMIIVCKSQRIKKLSQLSLVPGIFGINEPIIFGLPIVLNPIILIPFVLVPTVNIIIAYFAMNLGLVPFTNGIQLPWTTPIIFSGLLVSGWQGAVLQGILFVLGMFIYYPFIKVMDNQYLKEEAAILEKKEEEDISFDDFDFDAL from the coding sequence TTGAAAAAGTTTTTGGATTGGCTTGAAAGAATATTAACACCTATGGCTAGAGTCATTGGTGAAAACAAGTACTTAATTGCGATTCGTGACGGATTCTTATTATCAACACCGCTACTTATCGTCGGTTCAATCTTTTTATTAATCGCTAATTTCCCACTACCACAATGGGATGGTTGGATGTCTGCTATTTTAGGATCTGAGTGGGCTCAACATATGTCTGTTCCAGCTAGCGCTAGTTTTGATGTAATGACCATTTTAGCTGTAGCTGGTATTGGTTACAGTTTAGCAAGGCAATTTGATGAAGATGCCATGCAAGCTGCAGTCGTATCTCTTGTTGCTTTCTTCATCGTTACACCTTATACGACATTTTTTACGCCTGAAGGATCCGAAACAGTTTATGAAGTGAGTAGCTTACCTTTAAAATGGATGGGTTCTAGTGGGTTATTTTTAGGTATGATTACTGCTCTTATTGCTACTAGACTTTTTGTTTTTGTCCTGAAAAAAGGTTGGAAAATCAAAATGCCTGAGGGTGTACCACCAACTGTCGTTAAATCATTTGAAGCACTTATTCCAAGTTTTGTTGTTGTTTCTATCTTTTTTATCATTAGTTGGTTATCAGCTTTAACTCCTTATGGCAATTTACAAGAAGTCATTTTTAATTTATTACAAGCACCTCTACTGTCTTTAGGTAATACCTTAGGTGCCATGGTTGTGGCTTATCTATTCTTACATTTCTTCTGGTTCTTTGGGATTAACGGCGGAAGTGTCGTTGGTGCTGTTTTTAATCCAGTTTTACGTGCACTATCGATGGAAAATCTGGATGCTTATAAAGAAGGGTTACCTATTCCAAATATTATTACTGGACAATTCCAAGATATGTTCGCAACATTTGGTGGTGCTGGTTCTACCCTATCACTAATCGTTGTTATGATTATTGTTTGTAAGAGTCAAAGAATCAAAAAACTATCCCAATTATCATTAGTACCAGGTATTTTTGGAATTAACGAACCAATTATTTTTGGTTTACCTATTGTTTTAAATCCGATTATTCTAATTCCTTTTGTTTTAGTTCCTACTGTGAATATCATCATTGCTTACTTTGCGATGAATCTTGGCCTAGTTCCATTTACAAACGGGATTCAATTACCATGGACTACTCCTATTATATTTTCTGGTCTACTCGTTAGTGGTTGGCAAGGGGCTGTATTACAAGGAATTCTCTTTGTTTTAGGCATGTTTATCTATTATCCATTTATCAAAGTAATGGATAATCAATACCTTAAAGAAGAAGCAGCGATTTTAGAGAAAAAAGAAGAAGAAGATATCAGTTTTGACGATTTCGATTTTGATGCTTTATAA